A stretch of DNA from Microlunatus sp. Gsoil 973:
GACAAAGTTATCGGGAAGCCGATCATTGGTGGTCGCCGCGGCAGCGTCCGCGTCGATCGTTCTGGCACTGGCCGGTTGCGCCAAGCCACCGAGCGAATCCGGGGGTGCGGCACCCCAGACCGGGGCAACAACCTCGGCCGCGCCGTCCGGCGCAGCCTCATCGTCGGCGCCGACCGCGGGCAGCTCCGATTTCAAGGCGTGCATGGTCTCCGACTCCGGCGGCTTCGACGACAAGTCGTTCAACCAGACCTCCTACAAGGGCATGACCGATGCCAAGAAGGAACTGGGGATCCAGACCAACCAGATCGAGTCGAACTCCAACTCCGACTACGCCAAGAACATCCAGTCGATGGTCGCGGCGAAGTGCAACATCATCGTCACCGTCGGCTTCCTGCTCTCCGACGACACCCTGGCGGCGGCGAAGGCGAACCCGGACATCGATTTCGCGATCGTCGACAACTACGACCCGAAGTACGCCTCGGTCAAGAACCTCAAGGGTCTTGAGTTCAACACCGCCCAGTCGGCCTTCCTCGGCGGCTACCTGGCCGCGGCGATGACCAAGACCGGCAAGGTCGGCACCTTCGGCGGACAGAAGATCCCCACCGTGACGGTCTACATGGACGGTTACTCCCAGGGCGTGCAGTACTACAACCAGCAGAACCACAAGAACGTCAAGGTGCTCGGTTGGAACGCCACCAAGCAGGACGGCGACTTCACCAACGACTTCGAGAATCCCAAGGGCGGCCTGACCAAGGCCAAC
This window harbors:
- a CDS encoding BMP family protein; the encoded protein is MTKLSGSRSLVVAAAASASIVLALAGCAKPPSESGGAAPQTGATTSAAPSGAASSSAPTAGSSDFKACMVSDSGGFDDKSFNQTSYKGMTDAKKELGIQTNQIESNSNSDYAKNIQSMVAAKCNIIVTVGFLLSDDTLAAAKANPDIDFAIVDNYDPKYASVKNLKGLEFNTAQSAFLGGYLAAAMTKTGKVGTFGGQKIPTVTVYMDGYSQGVQYYNQQNHKNVKVLGWNATKQDGDFTNDFENPKGGLTKANNLISQGADILFPVAGPAGEGALQAAKASGGKVNAIWVDTDGCVSAANYCPQIISSVYKGMDVAVKDVITNSKNGSFDPTPYIGTLENGGTGLTPFHQWDSKVPADVKSKLDQLKADIISGKIKITSKAQPSS